In the genome of Caldalkalibacillus uzonensis, the window GGCGTCCATCCGCTTTAAGCACTTCTTCTCCAAATACCTCTTTGATCTGTTGCCAGGCAGGTTGTCCAGGTTCCACCACTTTCCGTGCAATTTTATCCGCATCGATAAGCACAGCCCCGAGGTCGGCCAGCATCCTCGAGACTGTTGATTTGCCACTGGCAATGCCTCCTGTTAATCCGATAACCATAGCTACCCTTCCTTTTGCACCCAGTGTTGATTGTTCTAAGCATTTAAAGCAGTTTGATCAAACCAAACGAAATGAGAATAATGGCAGGCAGGTAGATTAAACGGTTAACCCATTTCAGATCAGCAAACAGGGTCCCGAATCTCATGCCCAAGAAGACAAACAAACTGCTCATCACCCCGATACAAACCGCCGTCAGCCAGGGGATATAGCCCATAAGGGCCGCGCCAAGTCCGGCACCGAAAGCATCCAGGGAAAGAGCAAAACCCAATATAAGGGCTTCACTACCTGATATGACACCAGAACGATCCATATCGGCCACCATCGGCTTGCGCAACACTTGAATAACAATGCCGATCTTGTTTAATTCCAGAGTCCAAATGGTCTTGTCATGTGGTTCTTCGCTGACCGTCACAAGGCTGTGTCCGTGGTCTTTTGACTTGGAAACATGATAGAGTGCCCACAACCCTAAGCCAATTAAAATGATGCCACCTAACCACTCGGCCCACCGGGGAGAGAGAAAGATCATGATCCCTTGAGCCACGCCCGTAGCCACAAAGATCATACTGAAAGAACACAAAGCAATAATCAAGATAGAACGAACGGGAATATGCACTTTGCGCAGCCCGTAAGTCATACCGACGCCAAAGCTGTCCAAGCTGACTGCAAATGCTAAGACGATTAAAGAGACGAACTGAACCACCGTTTTTCCTCCTCCATATCAATGCTTTGCTAGTATATGATATGGAAGAAGATCAAAAGGGTGACATCCGCCTATCAGATTGAGACAGGCTGGCAGATGGGACAGAAGTGGGAAGATCTCCCCGCCACCGTTTCCCTTTTGATAGGTGACCCGCAATTAAAACACGGTTCACCTTCACGGGCATACACTTTCAGCATTTGCTTAAATTCGCCTTTAACACCATTCCCATACGAGAAGTCGCGGAAGCTGTTGCCTCCCAGGCGAATGGAATGGTGAATCACGTCCAGCATTCTGCGGTACATCCCTTCCATTTCCCGTTCGTTCAACTCATTGCTCAGCCTGGCAGGATGAACCCCTTGTTCAGCGGGGAACCACAGCAGCTCATCACACAAATAGTTGCCCAGTCCGGCAATCACCGATTGATCCAGGAGCAAGGCTTTCACCTGGCGCTTTCTTGCTTGCAGGAGAGCACGAAAGCGCTCATAGGTAAACGCCCCATCCAAAGGGTCCACACCTGAGTGAAACAAACCTTTGATCACGCGATAATCCCCTTTGGGGACCAAAAAAAAGTCACCAAATTTCCGAACATCATGATAGGCCAGACCTTCTTTTTCCCCTTGAAAATGAAAGAAGAGATGAATATGTTTTTGGAAACGTTCCTCCCGCGGTAAAAGTATAAACTTTCCAGTCATGCGGAAATGAACCACCAGCTCATGATGCTCACCTATGGCGATAATCAAATATTTTCCTTTGCGGCCAATCTTCCCGATTTTCTGCCCCGCCAGAAGCAGCTTGAACTCATCCTGGTTCTCAGGGTAAGTAATGATCCGGGGCCAAAACACATCAACCTGTTCAATCACTTTCTGTGTAATTTCCTTGGTAATCGTTCGTCTGACAACTTCAACTTCCGGCAATTCAGGCATCGCTTCTCCCCCTATTTGGCATCGTACCAGGTGGGGCCGTAGGCCACATCCACCTTGAGGGGCACGGCAAGTGTAATGGTGGACTCCATGACCTGCGGCACCAGCTTCATCATCGTTTCCAGCTCATCTTGGGGCACTTCAAAAATTAATTCGTCATGGACCTGCAGGAGCAGCTTGGAAGACAGCTGTTCTTCCTTCAGCCGTTCGGCAATCTCAATCATCGCTTTCTTAATGATGTCTGCGGCTGTGCCCTGAATGGGGGTGTTCATGGCGGTCCGTTCCGCAAAACTGCGCAAGTTAAAGTTACGACTATTAATTTCCGGCAAGTAGCGGCGACGTTGGAGCAATGTGGTCACATAGCCGTCTTCCCGGGCCTTTTTAATAATATTGTCCATGTACGCTTTCACCCCGGGGAAAGATTCAAAATAACGTTCAATAAAGTCTTTCGCTTCTTTGCGGGTGATGTTTAAGTTTTGGCTCAATCCATAGTCACTAATCCCATAGATAATGCCAAAGTTAACTGCCTTGGCCTGGCGCCGCATGAGAGATGTCACTTCGTCACGGTCAACATGAAAGACATCCATCGCTGTTTTGGTATGAATGTCCTCTCCTTGGCGGAACGCTTCGACCAGCCCCTTATCTTCAGACAAATGAGCCAAAATCCTCAACTCAATTTGAGAGTAGTCAGCGGCCAAGATGACTTGATCGTCGCTGGAAGGGACAAATGCTTGGCGAATTTTGCGCCCTTCCTCCAAGCGAATAGGAATGTTTTGTAAGTTAGGTTCTGTTGAACTCAGCCTGCCAGTGGCTGTAATCGTTTGTTGGAAGGTGGTATGCACCTTGCCTGTATGCTTATTGATCTCCTTCAATAAGCCCTCAATATAGGTGGTCTGCAGTTTAACCAACTGCCGGTAATCCAAAATTTTACTGACGATTTCGTGCTGAGGTGCCAGTTTTTCCAGTACATCGGCACTGGTAGAATATCCTGTTTTGGTCTTTTTAATGACTGGCAGCCCCAATTTATCAAACAAGATCTCCCCTAATTGTTTGGGTGAGTTAATATTAAACTCTACTCCGCCGGCCAACTCATAAATTTCCCGGGTTAATGCTTCAATGCGCGCTTTCAAGTCTTCCCCCATCTTTTGCAATCGATTGGGGTCCACCTTAATGCCGTGTAGCTCCATATCTCCAAGGATGTGGCTTAAGGGCAGCTCCAAATCTTCAAACAAAGACAAGAGATGGTGCTTTGCCAACTCCTCCCTGAGCGCATGGCAGGAGTCATACACAGCTTTGGCCTTGGCCGCCAGGTGTTGGATCAGTGTCTCCTGGTCTGGGTCTTTCCGTTTGGCCCCTTTGCCGTATACCTGTTCATCACTCTGGATAGACAGATGGGCATACTTGTGGGCAATCTCCGCCAGACTGTGGTTGGACTCTGTTGGGTTGAGCAGATAGGAGGCCAGGAAGGCATCAAAACGAATACCATTCAGGTTAACATCGTGCCACATTAAGGCCACGCGGGTTCTTTTAGCTCCATACACCCATTTCTCCTGCCTGTCATCGGCCAACCAGGCCCGGAAAGCCTCTGTCTGGAAAGCTGTTTCTGTATCGATAAAAAACAGTCCGTTTGCATTGCACACGCTAAAGCCCTTAACAGGGGCTTGATGGTACCGTTCCCCTACTAGCTCCACAACCAGTGCACTGGGGGAGACAAGGGCCTCTTCCCACAACTGATCCTTAGTGCTGGTGATTGGAGTCACGCTCAGTTCCAGCTGATCTGATTCTGCCTTAGCCTCATCTTCACCCAATCGCTCCATCAGGGACTGAAACTGCAATTCTTTAAACAACGGGATCACCTGTTGCTTGTCAAACCCGTCGTAGGCAAGGTCATCAAGCTTGATCTCAAGGGGTGCCTCCTTGTGAATGGTGGCCAGTTCTTTGCTCAACAGGGCTTGTTCCTTGTGAAGAGTCAGCTTCTCTCTCAGCTTGTTGCCGCTCACCTCATCCAGATGGTCGTAGATCTTTTCAATGGAACCAAACTGGTGCAAAAGTTTTAAAGCTGTTTTCTCCCCTACTCCCGGCACACCGGGAATGTTATCGGAGCTGTCCCCCATTAAACCTTTCAGGTCAATAATTTGACCGGGCTGCAGTGCATATTTGTCACGCAGCTTATCCAAGTCATAGTATTCAACTTCACTGATCCCTTTGCGGGTGAGCATGACATGCACATGGTCAGTAATGAGTTGCAACAAGTCCTTGTCTCCTGTTACGATCCGGGTGGGCACGCCCTGCTGGTCAGCTTCTTTGGCCAGGGTGCCGATGATGTCATCCGCTTCATAGTTGGCCAATTCATAATGAGGGATGGAAAACGCATCAAGCAAACGGCGAATCAGCGGAAATTGTTCAGCCAGTTCATTGGGGGTTTTTTGCCGCTTGCCTTTGTATTCCTTGTATTCCTGATGGCGAAATGTTTCTTTGCCTGCGTCAAAAGCCACCAGCATATGGGTGGGCTGTTCTTCTTCCAACAGCCTTAGCAGCATGGTTGTAAAGCCGTATACGGCATTGGTGTAAATCCCATGGTCGTTATTTAAAAGTGGCAGGGCGTAAAAAGCCCGGTTAGCAATGCTGTTCCCATCGATTAAGATCATTTTAGTCAATGTCTCTCACCTGTCTTTATCATTTTACCTGTTTTTCTGTTTATTATCTTGTTTGTTTCTTTGGCGATGAAGATAAACACAAAAGGTACTTCCTTTCCCAGGTTCACTTTCCACTGTTATTTCACCCTGATGGGCTTCAAC includes:
- the polA gene encoding DNA polymerase I — encoded protein: MILIDGNSIANRAFYALPLLNNDHGIYTNAVYGFTTMLLRLLEEEQPTHMLVAFDAGKETFRHQEYKEYKGKRQKTPNELAEQFPLIRRLLDAFSIPHYELANYEADDIIGTLAKEADQQGVPTRIVTGDKDLLQLITDHVHVMLTRKGISEVEYYDLDKLRDKYALQPGQIIDLKGLMGDSSDNIPGVPGVGEKTALKLLHQFGSIEKIYDHLDEVSGNKLREKLTLHKEQALLSKELATIHKEAPLEIKLDDLAYDGFDKQQVIPLFKELQFQSLMERLGEDEAKAESDQLELSVTPITSTKDQLWEEALVSPSALVVELVGERYHQAPVKGFSVCNANGLFFIDTETAFQTEAFRAWLADDRQEKWVYGAKRTRVALMWHDVNLNGIRFDAFLASYLLNPTESNHSLAEIAHKYAHLSIQSDEQVYGKGAKRKDPDQETLIQHLAAKAKAVYDSCHALREELAKHHLLSLFEDLELPLSHILGDMELHGIKVDPNRLQKMGEDLKARIEALTREIYELAGGVEFNINSPKQLGEILFDKLGLPVIKKTKTGYSTSADVLEKLAPQHEIVSKILDYRQLVKLQTTYIEGLLKEINKHTGKVHTTFQQTITATGRLSSTEPNLQNIPIRLEEGRKIRQAFVPSSDDQVILAADYSQIELRILAHLSEDKGLVEAFRQGEDIHTKTAMDVFHVDRDEVTSLMRRQAKAVNFGIIYGISDYGLSQNLNITRKEAKDFIERYFESFPGVKAYMDNIIKKAREDGYVTTLLQRRRYLPEINSRNFNLRSFAERTAMNTPIQGTAADIIKKAMIEIAERLKEEQLSSKLLLQVHDELIFEVPQDELETMMKLVPQVMESTITLAVPLKVDVAYGPTWYDAK
- the ytaF gene encoding sporulation membrane protein YtaF, with protein sequence MVQFVSLIVLAFAVSLDSFGVGMTYGLRKVHIPVRSILIIALCSFSMIFVATGVAQGIMIFLSPRWAEWLGGIILIGLGLWALYHVSKSKDHGHSLVTVSEEPHDKTIWTLELNKIGIVIQVLRKPMVADMDRSGVISGSEALILGFALSLDAFGAGLGAALMGYIPWLTAVCIGVMSSLFVFLGMRFGTLFADLKWVNRLIYLPAIILISFGLIKLL
- the mutM gene encoding DNA-formamidopyrimidine glycosylase; this encodes MPELPEVEVVRRTITKEITQKVIEQVDVFWPRIITYPENQDEFKLLLAGQKIGKIGRKGKYLIIAIGEHHELVVHFRMTGKFILLPREERFQKHIHLFFHFQGEKEGLAYHDVRKFGDFFLVPKGDYRVIKGLFHSGVDPLDGAFTYERFRALLQARKRQVKALLLDQSVIAGLGNYLCDELLWFPAEQGVHPARLSNELNEREMEGMYRRMLDVIHHSIRLGGNSFRDFSYGNGVKGEFKQMLKVYAREGEPCFNCGSPIKRETVAGRSSHFCPICQPVSI